A stretch of DNA from Microlunatus capsulatus:
CGGGCCGGCGGAGCCGCCCACGCGACGACGGGACCGGTGACGGCCCTCGTCAGCGACGACGGGGCCGACCGGACCGGCCGAGCCGCAGCTGGGGCAGCGCGGGCCCGACGAGGGCCGGCAGCAGCCCGGCCAGCCAGGGCAGAGCACCGGCGGCCGCGGCGGCCGGCCCGGCGACGGGGCCGACCAGCGCGGCCGTCCCCGCTCCGGCGAGCAGCGGGACCAGGCCACCCCACAGCAGGCAGCGCAGCCGGGTGCGGGTCCCGCGGTCGGTGACCACGACGGAGACCGCGCCGACGCCGACGGCCAGCACCGCGGCCGCGAGCGCCGCGCGCAGCGGCGTGAGCTCGCCGCCACCCGCGGCCAGGGCGGACACCGCGGTCCCGGCGCTCAGCAGCGTCGCCGTCCCGACCACCCAGGCCCGGACGGCCTGCCCGGCCGGCCCGCTCGTCAGCGCGTCCACCGGACCGAGTCCAGGACGGCGTCGACGGTGCCCGCGGTCAGGGTGGCGTCGCCCAGCACCGCGACCAGCGCGGCCGGGCCCCCGACCCGGGTGGCGGCCAGCAGGGTGCCCCGGGCCGGGCGGCCGGCGGCGGAGCGCCAGCCCAGCTCGGCCCGCAGCTGGGCGTCGCCCGGCGCGGCCCCGGGGGTGGTCCGACGCCGACGCGGCCCCAGCCGGAGCCCCGGCAGCAGCCCGGCGCCGGCCCCGGCCAGCACCAGGGCCAGCACCTCCTCCGGGCTGATCGCGGCCAGCTCGGCGCGGGCCAGCACGACCGGCGACCGGCCGGGACCGGCCCCGCGCCACTGCCAGCCGGACCCCAGGCCGGGGTCGTCGACGGGCAGCAAGCCCGCGGGGACGGCGAAGGCCAGCGCGCCCAGCCGGACCTCGGTCGTCGCGGCGCGGGCAGGTGCGACCAGCAGCGCGGCAGCGGACAGGCCGAGGGCCAGGGCGGAGCGGCGGGTCCAGGAGCCGGTCGGGTGCTCGGTCATCCGCCGACGCACCCCGGGTCGTCCCGCAGCACGCGGGCGGTGCCCGTCGGCTGCGGGGCGACGGCGCCGGCGCTGACCAGCCGGGCGTCCGGCCAGAGCTGGCGGGCGTCGTCGTCGAGCTCGGTCCGCAGCTGGCCGGCCGCCGCGCCGGGGCCGGGGCCGTCCCAGCCCAGGACGGTCACGGTCGCCGCGCGGGCCAGGAAGCCGCCCAGCCGGTCGTCGGCGGCGGGCGGGCGCAGGGCCAGCAGGCCGTCGAGGTCCAGCGCGAGGCCACCGGCCGCCGCCAGCCGCTCCTCGACCAGGGCGCGCTCCACCGGGGTGCGGACCGGCACCCGCAGGTAGACGACGGTCGTCGCCGCACCGGCGGGCTGCCCGTTGACCAGCGGGCCGGTGGCGGCGAGGGCCAGCACGAGTCCGGTCAGCCCGCCGCCGGCGTCGCGGGTCCAGCGGACGGCGCCCGCGACGGGCCGACCGGCGGCCCGCCCGCGGAGGTCGGCGGTCACGGCGGAGGTGCCGGTGGTGGTGTCGAGCACGACGGTCGCCGGCCGCGCGGGGTCCAGCCGGACGCCATCCGGCCCGCGACCGCCGGCGGGCGGGGCGGCCGGGACGGACGCCGGACCCCCGGGCAGCACGGCCCGGCGCAGGTCGACGGCGGAGGCGAGCCGGGTGGGGGCGGGCAGGTCGCGGCCGTGGTCGCGGGTCAGCACCGCGGGCAGGGCCAGCGCCGAGCGGCGCTGGGACCAGGCCCGCTGACGGTCGTGCGCGGCGCCGACGACCGTCGCCGCGCCCTGGCCGCCGGGCAGCAGCCAGGCCGTGCCGGCGGGGACGGCGGTCCCGGGCAGCACGGCGACGTCGGCCCGCCCGTCGCCGGCCAGCAGGTCGGGCGGCGCCGGGTCGGGGCCGGGTCCCAGCCGCAGCACGGTGTCGCCCGAGCGGTCGGCGGCCAGCCGGACGACGAGGCCGCGCGCCGTGGTCAGGGTCCGGGTCCGCACCTCGGGCACGGTGGCGTCGAGGTCGGCGAGCACCGGGCAGCGGGGCGGGGCGAGGGCGTCGGCGCCGAGGTCGACCCCGGTCGCGTCGGCGTCGGGGCCGCAGGCGCCGAGGCCCAGGGAGCCCAGCCGGCAAGCCGTCGCGGTGACGGCGGCCTGGCCCCGGCCGGGCAGCACGCTCATCAGGCCGGACGCCGCCACCACGACGAGGGCGCCGGCGACGAGCCGGTCCAGCACCCCCTCGCGGCGCCGGACGCGCTCCACGGCACGGCGTCGCGCCACGGTCGGCCTCCTCGGTGTCGGGGTCTGGGTGTCGGGGTCTCGGGTCGGGTTCGGGGGTCGGGGAGGGCCGCCGCGCCCCGGTCCCGGGGCGGCTGACCCGCTCGGATCGTAGGGTCCGCCGGGGTCAGCGGACCGGCCCGCGCGCCGCCGCTCGCACCCCCACCCGACCCGGAGGAGACCCGTGACCCGACGCCCGTTCGGCCCCGGCCCCGACGTGCTGCTGCGCGACGGCACGCCGGTGGCGCCCGTCGCCGTCGCTCAGCGCACGGCCGAGCGCCGCCGCGGCCTGCTGGGCACCGACGCGGTCGTCGGCGCCCTGTGGATCACCCGCTGCCCGTCGGTGCACATGGTGGGGATGCGCTACCCGCTCGACGTCGCCGTCCTCGACGGGGACGGCGTGGTCCTGCACGTCGGGACCCTGCAGCCCTGGACCGGGCTCACCCGGCCGCGGCGCGGGGCGCGCGCGACGCTCGAGGCGGCGGCCGGCGCCCTGGCGGCCTGGGGTGTCGTCCCGGGCAGCCGGCTGGAGGTCCGGCGCCGTCCAGGCTGACCCGCTCGTCACCGGGGCGTCACAGCCGTCGGGGAGGATGGGCGGGTGATCGACCTCGACAGCGTCCTCCTCGTGGGGGCTGTCGTCGTCATCCTGGCCATCGTCGCCGCACGGATCGGGGCCCGGGTGGGCCTGCCGTCGCTGCTGCTGTTCCTCGGCCTCGGCATGGCGCTCGGCGACTCGGGCCTCGGCGTCCGCTTCGACGACGCCGACCTCGCCCGCGCCCTCGGCTTCGGCGCGCTGGTCATCATCCTGGCCGAGGGCGGGCTGACCACCCGGTGGGCCGACATCCGTTCCTCGACGCTGCTGGCCCTGGTGCTGGCCACGCTGGGGATCGGCGTCAGCGTCGGGCTGATGACCCTGTTCGGGTACTACGTGCTGGGCCTGGACCTGTGGATCGCGGTGCTGCTCGGCGCCGTCACCTCCCCGACCGATGCGGCCGCGGTGTTCTCGGTGCTGCGGCACGTGCCGATCCCGCACGCGCTGCGCGGGGCGCTGGAGGCCGAGTCCGGGCTGAACGACGCCCCGACGGTGCTGCTGGTCGGCCTGGCGAGCGCCGTCGCGATCGGCCAGCCGACGCACGGCGGGGTGCCCGGGCTGATCGGGCTGATCCTGCTGGAGCTGGTCGCCGGGCTCGCCGTCGGGATCGGCCTGGGCTGGGTGGGGGTGCAGATCCTGCGCCGGGTCGCGCTGCCGTCCTCCGGCCTCTACCCGCTCGCCGCTCTGGTCTGGACCGTCTTCGCCTACGGCATCGGGGCGCTGGTGCACGCCAGCGGCTTCGCCGCCGTCTACGCCTGCGCGCTGATGCTCGGCAACGCCCAGCTGCCGCACCGCACCGCCAC
This window harbors:
- a CDS encoding potassium/proton antiporter, whose translation is MIDLDSVLLVGAVVVILAIVAARIGARVGLPSLLLFLGLGMALGDSGLGVRFDDADLARALGFGALVIILAEGGLTTRWADIRSSTLLALVLATLGIGVSVGLMTLFGYYVLGLDLWIAVLLGAVTSPTDAAAVFSVLRHVPIPHALRGALEAESGLNDAPTVLLVGLASAVAIGQPTHGGVPGLIGLILLELVAGLAVGIGLGWVGVQILRRVALPSSGLYPLAALVWTVFAYGIGALVHASGFAAVYACALMLGNAQLPHRTATRSFVEGIGWIAQIGLFVMLGLLASPGRVTLYAVVVALLAGLFLTFVARPVSVGLSSLAFKVPVRHQLFLSWAGLRGAVPIVLATIPLSEDVPGAVFLFDVVLVFVIVFTCLQAPTLPFVGRLLGLLDDRAATDVEVEVAPLDRISADLLQVRIPEGSRLAGVEIGELRLPRHTVVTLIIRGSEPFNPAPRERIRVGDELLVVTPTAQREVTEDRLRAIGRGGRLARWRDGERTT
- a CDS encoding DUF192 domain-containing protein, with translation MTRRPFGPGPDVLLRDGTPVAPVAVAQRTAERRRGLLGTDAVVGALWITRCPSVHMVGMRYPLDVAVLDGDGVVLHVGTLQPWTGLTRPRRGARATLEAAAGALAAWGVVPGSRLEVRRRPG